The Natrinema caseinilyticum genomic sequence TCTGCCGTTTGCACCACGCTATTGGTGGTTCGCTCACGATAGTCTTTCATGTACCTCGGAAACGAAGCCTGGCCCGACCTCGAGACGTACTTCGAAACGGAATCGCTCGCGCTCGTCCCGCTTGGATCGACGGAACAGCACGGCCCGCATCTGCCCGAAGCGACCGATCACCTGATCGCGGAGGCCTTCGCGAGGGAAGCCGCGGACCGGACCGGATACCTCTGTACCCCGACGATCAACGTCGGCGTCAGCGGCCACCACCGTCAGTTTCACGGAACGATGTGGGTCGACCCGCCGGCGTTCAGACAATACGTGGAATCGCTGACTCGAAACCTCACGTCTCACGGGATCGATCGGGTAATCTACGTCAATGCCCACGGCGGAAACGTTTCCCACCTGCGGGAGGTCGGGGCGCGACTCCGAGGGGACGGGACCGCGTACGCTATCGAGTGGATGTGGGACGAATCGATTCCCGACCTCGTCGACGGCCTCTTCGCTCAGAACGGCCCCCACGGGGGCCCGAAGGAAACCGCCATGATCCAGTACCTCGAGCCGGAACTGGTCCACGAGGACCGACTCGAGGAGGCCAGGGATACCGGCGTCCCCGACGTCGAAGCCGCCGAGACGATCAAGCACGGCTCGCGGACCTTCTACGACGCGGCGGACAACACGGAAAACGGCGTGTTGGGCGACCAGACGGACGCGACGCCGGAGAAAGGGGAGCAACTGTTCGAGGCCGCGAGCGATCAGCTCGTTCAGCTCTGCGAGTGGCTCGCGGACCAGCCTTTCGAGGATCTGCTCCCGGAGGCACACGTTTGATGACAAGCCTTACTAACGACGATTCTCGAGTTATTACATGGCAGTTGTCAGCGTCTCGATGCCGGACGAACTCCTCGACCGAATCGACCAGTTCGCCGAGGAACACGGATACACCGGTCGGAGCGAAGTCGTCAGGGAAGCCTCCCGAAATCTCCTCGGGGAGTTCGAGGACACTCGGCTCGAGGACCGCGATCTGATGGGAATCGTCACGGTGCTGTTCGACTACGAGACCACCAGCGTCGAAGAGCGAATGATGCACCTGCGCCACGAACACGAAGATCTCGTCGCGTCGAACTTTCACAGTCACGTCGGCAATCACTACTGCATGGAGCTGTTCGTTCTCGAAGGCGAACTCGAGGACATCTCGGCGTTCGTGGGAAAGATCCGGGCGACCAAAGACGCCCTGACCGTCGACTACTCCGTTATTCCGGTCGATAGCTTCGATCCGCTCGCACAGTCGTAACGTCCGGAGGCGAGGCGGGATCGGCGGCGAATCGTTTCCTCGATCGCCGCCAAAATCGCACGGACCGAAACGGAACGCGTAGTTTTACTGTCGGCCTCTCCAATGGGTACGTATGACATACCGGAAGGTGAACTACGAGAAAGTGGAGCAGGTCTCGAGCGCTATGCACTTCTTGAGCGACCCGCTCGAGACCGAACGGGTCGGCGTGACCGTCGCGCGCTGTGATCCGGGCTGGAACAGCAAGCCCCACGACCACACGGACAACGACCACGAGGAGGTGTACGTCCTCATCGAGGGGAACGCGACGGTCGTCGTCGACGACGAGCCTGTCACGATGGAGACGGGTGACGCGCTGTGGATCCCGCCGACGTCGACGCGGCAGATCCGAAACGGCGACACGGAGAGCGCGTTCGTCCTCGTGAGCGCGCCGAGCATCGCGGACGAAGACGGGAACGGCGACGAGTGGTTGCTTACCGGATTCGCCGGATAACGTCGCCTCCTCGGGCGACGATCGGCCGGCTCGGTGGCCTGCTGAAACGCCGTTTCCCGTTTCCCGTTTCCCGTTTCCCGTTTCCCGATTCCCGTTTCCCGTCTCCCGTCTCCCGTCTCCCGTCTCCCGTCTCCCGTCTCCCGTCTCCCGTCTCTCGTCCCCGTTCGATCCCCTGGACGACGCGTCGATTTCGTTCATCCAGTGCGTCGATCCGCATCGATTTCGTCAACTCGCGTGAGGTCCGCTTCCTTCGTCGGCGTGGCACCGTCCGCAGACGGTACTGTCGGCACCCACCGTCCTCGCAGGCGCCGTCGTCGCTCTGGAGTCCACCGCCGGAATCACGAGTTTCGACGCCCCGTCGGTAACCCGTCCGGCACCTGCTACGCGAATCTCTTGCCGATTTCGTCGGGGACATCGGCGGGTCGAGTCCGACACGAACCCAGCTTCGATTGGGGTACGAACGGCACACCGGGAACGAGAGACCGCGAACGTTCGTCACGACGATAGACGGCGCTTCCGGTTTGCAATGTTCGCCCCCGACTATTTCCACCGTGCGGCCGTCTCACGTGGTATGGAGTTACTCGACGATAGCATCGTCCCGGAGCACGCACGCGGCGTCAAAGCCGAGGCTCGCGAGTTCGCTCGCGAGCACATCGAACCGAACGCACAGGAGTACTTCCAGTCGGGCGAGTACCCGGAGGAAATACTGGCGGCCGGACAGCAGGCGAATCTCGTCGCGCAGGACATACCGGAACGGTGGGGCGGGCGGGGGCTCGATCTGGCGCAACTGCTCGCGATGACGGAGGAGTTCTACCGCGCGGATGCGGGGATCGCGCTGACACTTCAGCTGGCGAGTTTCGGCTGCGAGATTACCTACGAGCACGGCACCGACGAGCAGTGCGAGGAGTTCCTTCGGCCGGTCGCGGAAGGCGAGCAACGGTCGGGGCTCGCGGTGTCGGAACCCGACACCGGCAGCGACCTCTCGGGGATGCAGACCCGCGCGGAGAAAGACGGCGACGAGTGGGTGATCGACGGCGAGAAGTACTGGATCGGCAACGGGGTCGAGGCCGACTGGATCACGCTCTACGCCCGGACCGGCGACGACGAGGAGAACCCGTACGGCAACCACTCGATGTTTATCGTTCCGACCGATACGGACGGCTACGAGGCCGAGCACATTCCCGAAAAGATGGCGATGCGCGCCTCCAAGCAGGCCCACATCGAATTCGACGACTGTCGGATCCCCGAGGATAACCTGATCGGTGAGGTGGGAGACGGGTTCCTCATGCTCGCGGACTTTTTCAACCACGGTCGTATCGCCGTCGCCGGCCACGGACTCGGTATCGCCGCGGCGGCCATCGAGGAAGCCTGGGCGTTCACGCACGACCGCGAGGAGTTCGGCCGAACGATCAGCGACTTCCAGGCCGTCCAGCACGGCCTCGCGGATATGATACTCGAGTTCGAGAGCGCCCGGGCGCTCACCTGGCGCGGTTGTCAGAAGGTGGCGAACGACGAGAACGCGGGGTACTGGGCGGCGATGGCGAAAACGAAAGCGACAGAAACGGCCGTCGACGTCTCGGAACGAGGCATGCAGTTCCACGGCGGTCGTTCGATTCTGGACGAGCGCCGAATCGCACGCGTGTATCGTGACGCGCGTATTCCGGTGATCTACGAGGGGGCAAACGAGATACAGCGAAACCTTATTTACGGTCAGGCACCCTGAGAGTTCTTGGGACCGTCAGCCGTCGCGGGAGCACCGACCGATCTTCGGCGCCATCCACTTGATACGTTGGTCGAAAGAACAATCCCGGTTGACATCATGCATACCGGCAGACCCACTGCCATCGTGATGGAGATGTATACAGGACGCATTCCACTGCCATGAGCCGGCCACGCGTACTCTGTGTGAGCAGCGATCGGTCCACACGAGCGGCCGTCACGCTGTCTCTGACCGATGCGCCCGTCGACGTCGTCATCGCCCAGCGGACCGATCACGCGATCGAACGACTGGAGCGGGAGACGATCGACGCGGTGGTCATCGACGCGCGGACCGTCGTGAACGTCGCGTCACTCGTCGACACCATCGAAACGGAGACCGACCAGACGCCGACGTTCGTCCACTGGGGAACGGGCGGTGCGGACGTTGCGGTCCTTGGGGAAGTCGTCGCGAGAGCGGACGAAACGGTCTCGGTCGACCGGCTCGCCGACGCCGTCACCAGACGCATTCGCACAGACCCGACCGCCGAACTCACGTCCGATACAGACTCGAGCGCAGTCGAAACCGAAGTGGAAGACGACCGACAGCTGTCGGTTCGGGAACTTCCGGACGATCTCCGTCGGATGGTCAGCACCGTCCGGTGTCGGCTCGTCGACGTCACGTCGCCGCTCGCCGTCGAACGGATTCTCCGGGAGGAGATAACGGCCAGCGATCGGTTCACCGTCGCCTGGGTCGGCGAGTACGACCGCGGTGAACGGACGATCGTTCCGTGGCTCTCCAACCCGGACGCCGAGGAGTGGTCGCTGCAACGCACCTTCGTTATCGGGGGCGGCGATCACCCCCTGCTCGAGCGTGCGGTGCGAACTCGAGAGCTTCAGGTCAAGCGATACGACGCAAACAGTCTCGACGCGGTTCCGTTCGGCGATCAGGCGTACGACCGCGGCGTTCGATCCGTTGCCGTCGCCCCGCTTGCAGCAGACGGCGAACTGTTCGGCGTCCTGGCCGTCTACTCGCCGGATTCGATTTCCGAGCGCGAACTCGATGCGATACGTATGATCGCGGTAACTGCGTCTCACGTCCTCGAAACGATCGTCGTCCGCGGGCAACTCGAACAACAGAGTCGGACGCTCCACCGCTACGAGCGACTCGTCGAGACGGCGGGGGACGGAATGTGCGTCCTCGACGGTTCGGGTCACTTCATGACCGTCAACGATGCGCTCGTTGAAATGACCGGCTACAGCCGTGAAGGGCTGCTCGCCGAACACGCTTCGATCCTGCTCGACGATGCGGACGTCGACGCGGCCACGGATACCATTCATTCGCTGCTCACGTACGGGGGGAATACCGACACCCTCGAACTCACCCTGGAGACGAAAACCGGAGAGACGATCCCCTGCGAAGTCCAAATCGCCGTTCTCGTTCCCGACGGGGAGTTTCACGGCTCGGTCGGCGTCATCCGCGACGTCACCGAGCGAAAACGTCGCGAACGGAAACTCCGCGAACGCAACGAACGACTCGATGCGTTCGCTCGGATCGTCAGCCACGACCTCCGAAATCCGTTGGGCGTCGCCCAGGGGTACCTCCAGTTGTTCGAGGAATCCGGCGACCCGGAACACGCGGACAAGATCCGCGACGGACTCGATCGGATGGAGACGATCATCGAGGACGTCCTGGCTATCGCTCGCGAAGGCGAGTGGGCGACCGACACCGAACCCGTCGACCTCGAGTCGATTGCTCACGACGCCTGGGACCACGTTTCGACGCCACAGGCGACGCTAACGGTCGCGGACACGACGACGCTCGAGGCGGATCGGTCACGACTCTTACGACTGCTCGAAAATTGCTTCCGTAACAGCGTCGAACACGGCGGCGCAGCCGTGACCGTTCGTGTCGGACTCGAAGAAGCCGACGGCGAGGAGGGCAGCGAGCGGGGATTCTTCGTCGAGGACGACGGCTCGGGACTTCCCGAAGAACTGCGCAACCGCCTCTTCGACCCGTCGGTCTCCTCGTCATCGGAGGGGCTCGGAATCGGACTGTGGATCGTCAGAGAAGTCGCTACTGGGCACGGTTGGTCAGTCGTCGCAACCGAAAGCGAAGACGGAGGGGCCCGCTTCGAATTCGAAACGTAATATTACTGTTGTTTCCCAGACTGAAGGTCTTGAAATGCGCCGACGAAGTCGTCGTGGGAGGACATGCCGGAAACCGTCTCGTCGACCCGCTCTGCGAGTTCTCCGACGTTGTCACAGAGGTTCTGATACTCGTCGTTGTCCGCGAGTTCTCGGTCGGCTTTCTCGGATTCCAGCAGCGCTTTTTTCGAGACGAGCGCGTAGTACTCCTGGATATCCGATTCGTAGTCGGAGCGGTCGGCGACGTCCTCTACGATCTCGACGAGTTCGTCCTTCGAAACCGGTTTGACGAGGTAATCGTCGAACCCCATCTCGATGATGTCGAAGTCCGGATCGACTGCTGTCACCATGACCACCCGCGAATCGAACCCACGGTCGCGAATCTGCTCGAGTACTTCGTCACCCGATAACCCCGGCATCCGCCGATCCAGTAGGACGACTTCCACTGAGTCGGCCATCTTTTCGAGCGCTTCTTCCCCGTCGTACGCCGTCTCGACACCCCACTCGCCCTGGAGCCACGCTGCAAACAGGTCCGCAAGGCGGGCTTCGTCGTCGACGACGACCACCTCTGGCCCATCAGTCATTGGGTAACCCCTCCATTCTCTTCATCGATTACAGCCACGCGTCACCAATGGTACCTCTGTGTGATAAATCTCGCGACCAATTATCAACTTCCATTTGTTTCTGCAGCTCAAATACGCCAACAGTGCGATCATTTAGCAGGGTCGATGGATGAGTAATATCCGCCGGTCGGGCGAACCGACGCCGATGCCGCCCGGTTTCGGTGCCCGCTAGCAGTGCACGTATCCGCAGTCGGACGGTCCCGCAGGGGCCAGGAGAAACGACGCCGAACGCAGCGTCGGGAATCGCGTTACTTGCCTTCGAATTCGGGCTCGTCGTCGCCGAAGAAGGCGCTGACGCCCTCCTCGACGTCCTCGGAGTTGACGACGTGTCCGAAGCCCATGGATTCGACCTCGAGTCCGGCCTCGTGGTTATCCCAGCCCTTCTGCATCGCGCGCTTCGTAAAGCGCATCGCGAGCGGCGGGCCGCCCGCGAGCTTCGCTGCGTAGTCCTGGGCCGCCGTCTCGAACTCGTCCGGTTCGACGACTTCGTTTACGAACCCGAAGTCAGCCATCTCCTCCGCAGAGAAGCGCTCCGCGGAGAAGATGATCTCCTTTGCGCGACCCATGCCGACGATGCGCTGGAGGCGTTGCGTGCCGCCCCAGCCGGGGAGCAGTCCGAGGTTGAATTCCGGTTGGCCGAACTCCGAGCGTGCGCTGGCGACCCGAACGTCCGCACACATCGAGAGTTCCATGCCGCCGCCGAGACAGTACCCGTCGATGGCGGCGACGACGGGCATCTCGATTCGCTCGAGCCGCCCGAACGTCTTCTGGCCGAACTTCGAGAGCTCGACCGCGCTGAAGGGGTCGGCGCCACCTCCTGCGATGCTCATGAAGTCGGCGCCCACGGAGAACGCCTTCGAACCGGCGCCCGTCAGAAGGAGTGCACGGACGCTGTCGTCTTCCTCGAGGCGGTCGATTGCGGCGTCGAGTTCTTCGATGAGCTCGAGACTGATGGAGTTCATCTGCTGGGGACGACTGAGCTCGATCTGAGCCACCTTGTCACCCGGATAGGTCAATTCGATGGTGTCGAACTCGGTCGCACCCTCGTCGTCGCCCGCGTCGTCGTAGAAGCCGCCCTCTGCAGCGACTGTAGACAGGTACTCGACGGGTTCGTATCGGGGATGTCCGGTTTCCTCGTAGGCATCCTGAAGCGCTTCAGACAGTGCGGCGACGCCGTACTCGTCGGCGAACTTCGCCGGCCCCTTCGGCCAGCGCCCGCCGAGTTTGACCGCGGTGTCGATCTCCTCCGGGGACGCGACGTCGTCGCCGACGAGGAAGGCGACTTCGTTCGCGATAACCGCGAGCAGTCGCTCCTTGACGGTCTCGTTGAACAGATCCTCGTCCATCGATACGTCCGCGCCGTCTCCGTCTTCGTAATCGTAGAAGCCGGCACCGGACTTCTGG encodes the following:
- a CDS encoding creatininase family protein, which produces MYLGNEAWPDLETYFETESLALVPLGSTEQHGPHLPEATDHLIAEAFAREAADRTGYLCTPTINVGVSGHHRQFHGTMWVDPPAFRQYVESLTRNLTSHGIDRVIYVNAHGGNVSHLREVGARLRGDGTAYAIEWMWDESIPDLVDGLFAQNGPHGGPKETAMIQYLEPELVHEDRLEEARDTGVPDVEAAETIKHGSRTFYDAADNTENGVLGDQTDATPEKGEQLFEAASDQLVQLCEWLADQPFEDLLPEAHV
- the nikR gene encoding nickel-responsive transcriptional regulator NikR — its product is MAVVSVSMPDELLDRIDQFAEEHGYTGRSEVVREASRNLLGEFEDTRLEDRDLMGIVTVLFDYETTSVEERMMHLRHEHEDLVASNFHSHVGNHYCMELFVLEGELEDISAFVGKIRATKDALTVDYSVIPVDSFDPLAQS
- a CDS encoding cupin domain-containing protein, whose amino-acid sequence is MTYRKVNYEKVEQVSSAMHFLSDPLETERVGVTVARCDPGWNSKPHDHTDNDHEEVYVLIEGNATVVVDDEPVTMETGDALWIPPTSTRQIRNGDTESAFVLVSAPSIADEDGNGDEWLLTGFAG
- a CDS encoding acyl-CoA dehydrogenase family protein translates to MELLDDSIVPEHARGVKAEAREFAREHIEPNAQEYFQSGEYPEEILAAGQQANLVAQDIPERWGGRGLDLAQLLAMTEEFYRADAGIALTLQLASFGCEITYEHGTDEQCEEFLRPVAEGEQRSGLAVSEPDTGSDLSGMQTRAEKDGDEWVIDGEKYWIGNGVEADWITLYARTGDDEENPYGNHSMFIVPTDTDGYEAEHIPEKMAMRASKQAHIEFDDCRIPEDNLIGEVGDGFLMLADFFNHGRIAVAGHGLGIAAAAIEEAWAFTHDREEFGRTISDFQAVQHGLADMILEFESARALTWRGCQKVANDENAGYWAAMAKTKATETAVDVSERGMQFHGGRSILDERRIARVYRDARIPVIYEGANEIQRNLIYGQAP
- a CDS encoding hybrid sensor histidine kinase/response regulator, whose amino-acid sequence is MSRPRVLCVSSDRSTRAAVTLSLTDAPVDVVIAQRTDHAIERLERETIDAVVIDARTVVNVASLVDTIETETDQTPTFVHWGTGGADVAVLGEVVARADETVSVDRLADAVTRRIRTDPTAELTSDTDSSAVETEVEDDRQLSVRELPDDLRRMVSTVRCRLVDVTSPLAVERILREEITASDRFTVAWVGEYDRGERTIVPWLSNPDAEEWSLQRTFVIGGGDHPLLERAVRTRELQVKRYDANSLDAVPFGDQAYDRGVRSVAVAPLAADGELFGVLAVYSPDSISERELDAIRMIAVTASHVLETIVVRGQLEQQSRTLHRYERLVETAGDGMCVLDGSGHFMTVNDALVEMTGYSREGLLAEHASILLDDADVDAATDTIHSLLTYGGNTDTLELTLETKTGETIPCEVQIAVLVPDGEFHGSVGVIRDVTERKRRERKLRERNERLDAFARIVSHDLRNPLGVAQGYLQLFEESGDPEHADKIRDGLDRMETIIEDVLAIAREGEWATDTEPVDLESIAHDAWDHVSTPQATLTVADTTTLEADRSRLLRLLENCFRNSVEHGGAAVTVRVGLEEADGEEGSERGFFVEDDGSGLPEELRNRLFDPSVSSSSEGLGIGLWIVREVATGHGWSVVATESEDGGARFEFET
- a CDS encoding HalX domain-containing protein, with the protein product MTDGPEVVVVDDEARLADLFAAWLQGEWGVETAYDGEEALEKMADSVEVVLLDRRMPGLSGDEVLEQIRDRGFDSRVVMVTAVDPDFDIIEMGFDDYLVKPVSKDELVEIVEDVADRSDYESDIQEYYALVSKKALLESEKADRELADNDEYQNLCDNVGELAERVDETVSGMSSHDDFVGAFQDLQSGKQQ
- a CDS encoding 3-hydroxyacyl-CoA dehydrogenase/enoyl-CoA hydratase family protein; this encodes MELEDINTIAVLGAGNMGHGIAEVAAIAGYDVNMRDINDEFVQNGYDSIEWSLQKLAENDQLTDEEADAVLERVTPIVDMEEAVSDADVVVEAVPEQMEIKKDVYEELESAAPDRTIFATNTSSLSITDLSEFTDRPEAFCGMHFFNPPIRMDLVEVISGEHTEDETLDVVEGLASDLGKTPVRVRKDVPGFIVNRILVPLMNEAAWLVEDDVATIEEVDATTKFDIGMPMGSFELADYVGIDVGYHVLEYMNEVAGERYEPCPMMEAKVANEEFGQKSGAGFYDYEDGDGADVSMDEDLFNETVKERLLAVIANEVAFLVGDDVASPEEIDTAVKLGGRWPKGPAKFADEYGVAALSEALQDAYEETGHPRYEPVEYLSTVAAEGGFYDDAGDDEGATEFDTIELTYPGDKVAQIELSRPQQMNSISLELIEELDAAIDRLEEDDSVRALLLTGAGSKAFSVGADFMSIAGGGADPFSAVELSKFGQKTFGRLERIEMPVVAAIDGYCLGGGMELSMCADVRVASARSEFGQPEFNLGLLPGWGGTQRLQRIVGMGRAKEIIFSAERFSAEEMADFGFVNEVVEPDEFETAAQDYAAKLAGGPPLAMRFTKRAMQKGWDNHEAGLEVESMGFGHVVNSEDVEEGVSAFFGDDEPEFEGK